The following proteins come from a genomic window of Pyxidicoccus sp. MSG2:
- a CDS encoding choice-of-anchor D domain-containing protein: MTGRWGLLALAVVGLLAGCADRDRSSLADGRLTATPGGVDFQKVAIFDAREAEISLRNVGRARINVNEIWVEGPEGSYLAEFTHEGPHSLQPGSACSLKVRFAPPKPGALPAMLVVRSDTRIEPLLKIPLSGLGVAAWAEVSPRRLDFGRIEADSTKTLSVKLANPTEMAVEVAPRLVGADRDEFKIEPVTLAAGESREVPVTFSPVRVGKKQVALAVSPCRGCADVPVQIAAEALERAVVAEPEVVDFGAVPVDRESYRESRIHNISTEPVTVTQLTLEGKDASFSQANPGFPLVLQPGEVRGFQLRYSPDHQGAAQDNALYHVESRRHPTLPVGLRGYGGAAELCVSPLSYDFGRQPLGSKTRVIVNVKNCGSSNAGALTLHTLAWQPTQGGEPQFNHTPMAMPHTLRPGEEVNIAVFYEPTRVGAAMGSLVMTTNAFSAATVQMDFRGQAEQHAPCQLSVTPLALDFGTVPPGQGAVLGVKLENKGTDLCPVKNIQLRDDGGGVFGMPGGALYGGIMYPGDWFSFMVSFASPPAGGQFIGMLQVEQMDPANPVILVPLRANSQAACLVASRRYLDWGVARRDCPPEPLEVNFLNACTAPVTVDNVSIGPGTTDSEFALQKVPDPIPFTLLPNEGFTVGVEYFAQVNGLNVSPLYVASSDLPEPLLVPLIGESSKRVEKTDLFVQQDVSKVDVLFVVDNTDSMAVEQTRLVDAVPTFVNTAAEKNVNLHVAVTTTGIQTQPQPNPADNCPGGALGGEAGRFFPADNSFNRLLNSGMPDLAAQLQRNVQVGKCAEVEEGFEAMRRALSRPLVDNVDDPRTSLPRDGNAGFLRDAAALVVLFVSDEDDHSPDAVETYVQWAQQLKGVNQPQRATFYAIAPPEDGCDTAGGAGTRYAEATARTGGEVVSVCAPDYRPLLRAVADKAFSAQTRFPLSELPEPGTVAVTVDGAPVTTGWTYDGGTNSVVFANVPAPGAKVAISYRRSCAAL, from the coding sequence ATGACGGGGCGCTGGGGCTTGCTTGCCCTCGCGGTGGTGGGCTTGCTGGCCGGGTGTGCGGACCGGGACCGTTCGTCCCTGGCGGATGGACGGCTGACGGCTACGCCTGGCGGGGTGGACTTCCAGAAGGTGGCCATCTTCGACGCGCGCGAGGCGGAAATCTCGCTGCGCAACGTGGGGCGTGCGCGCATCAACGTGAACGAGATCTGGGTGGAAGGGCCCGAGGGCTCCTACCTGGCGGAGTTCACCCACGAAGGGCCGCACAGCCTGCAGCCGGGGAGCGCGTGCAGCCTGAAGGTGCGCTTCGCGCCGCCGAAGCCGGGCGCGCTGCCGGCGATGTTGGTGGTGCGCTCGGACACGCGGATCGAGCCGCTGCTCAAGATTCCGCTCAGCGGGCTGGGCGTGGCGGCGTGGGCGGAGGTGTCGCCGCGGCGGCTGGACTTCGGCCGCATCGAGGCGGACTCCACCAAGACGCTGTCGGTGAAGCTGGCCAACCCCACGGAGATGGCCGTGGAGGTGGCGCCGCGGCTGGTGGGCGCGGACCGCGACGAGTTCAAGATTGAACCGGTGACGCTGGCGGCGGGGGAGAGCCGCGAGGTGCCGGTGACGTTCAGCCCCGTGCGCGTCGGCAAGAAGCAGGTGGCGCTGGCGGTGTCGCCGTGCCGCGGCTGCGCGGACGTACCGGTGCAGATCGCGGCGGAGGCGCTGGAGCGCGCCGTCGTGGCCGAGCCGGAGGTGGTGGACTTCGGCGCGGTGCCGGTGGACCGCGAGTCCTACCGCGAGTCGCGCATCCACAACATCAGCACCGAGCCGGTGACGGTGACGCAGTTGACGCTGGAGGGGAAGGACGCGTCCTTCAGCCAGGCCAACCCGGGCTTCCCGCTGGTGCTCCAGCCCGGCGAGGTGCGCGGCTTCCAGTTGCGCTACAGCCCGGACCACCAGGGCGCCGCGCAGGACAACGCCCTCTACCACGTGGAGAGCCGCCGCCACCCGACGCTGCCGGTGGGGCTGCGCGGCTACGGCGGCGCGGCGGAGCTGTGCGTGTCGCCGCTCTCGTATGACTTCGGCAGGCAGCCGCTCGGCTCGAAGACGCGCGTCATCGTCAACGTGAAGAACTGCGGCTCGTCCAACGCGGGCGCGCTCACCCTCCACACGCTGGCGTGGCAGCCGACCCAGGGCGGCGAGCCGCAGTTCAACCACACGCCGATGGCCATGCCGCACACCCTGCGCCCCGGCGAGGAGGTGAATATCGCCGTGTTCTACGAGCCCACGCGCGTGGGCGCGGCGATGGGCTCGCTGGTGATGACGACCAACGCCTTCTCCGCGGCCACGGTGCAGATGGACTTCCGCGGCCAGGCGGAGCAGCACGCGCCGTGTCAGCTCTCCGTCACCCCGCTGGCGCTGGACTTCGGGACGGTGCCGCCGGGGCAGGGCGCGGTGCTGGGCGTCAAGCTGGAGAACAAGGGCACCGACCTGTGCCCGGTGAAGAACATCCAGCTGCGGGACGACGGCGGCGGCGTGTTCGGCATGCCGGGTGGCGCGCTGTACGGCGGCATCATGTACCCCGGCGACTGGTTCAGCTTCATGGTGTCCTTCGCGTCGCCTCCGGCGGGTGGCCAGTTCATCGGCATGCTGCAGGTGGAGCAGATGGACCCGGCCAACCCGGTCATCCTGGTGCCGCTGCGGGCCAACTCGCAGGCCGCGTGCCTGGTGGCCTCGCGCCGCTACCTGGACTGGGGCGTGGCCCGCCGCGACTGCCCGCCCGAGCCGCTGGAGGTGAACTTCCTCAACGCGTGCACCGCGCCGGTGACGGTGGACAACGTGTCGATTGGCCCGGGTACCACGGACTCCGAGTTCGCCCTCCAGAAGGTGCCGGACCCCATTCCCTTCACCCTGCTGCCCAACGAGGGCTTCACGGTGGGCGTGGAGTACTTCGCGCAGGTCAACGGCCTCAACGTGTCTCCGCTGTACGTGGCCTCGAGTGATTTGCCGGAGCCGCTGCTGGTGCCGCTCATCGGCGAGTCCTCCAAGCGCGTGGAGAAGACGGACCTCTTCGTGCAGCAGGACGTGAGCAAGGTGGACGTCCTCTTCGTGGTGGACAACACGGACTCCATGGCGGTGGAGCAGACGCGACTGGTGGACGCGGTGCCGACCTTCGTCAACACCGCGGCGGAGAAGAACGTGAACCTGCACGTGGCCGTCACCACCACCGGCATCCAGACGCAGCCCCAGCCGAACCCGGCGGACAACTGCCCGGGTGGTGCGCTGGGCGGTGAGGCCGGCCGCTTCTTCCCGGCGGACAACAGCTTCAACCGCCTGCTCAACAGCGGCATGCCGGACCTGGCGGCGCAGTTGCAGCGCAACGTGCAGGTGGGCAAGTGCGCCGAGGTGGAAGAGGGCTTCGAGGCCATGCGCCGCGCGCTGTCCCGGCCGCTGGTGGACAACGTGGACGACCCGCGCACCAGCCTTCCGCGCGACGGCAACGCGGGCTTCCTGCGCGATGCGGCCGCGCTGGTGGTGCTCTTCGTCAGCGACGAGGACGACCACTCGCCGGACGCGGTGGAGACCTACGTGCAGTGGGCGCAGCAGCTCAAGGGCGTCAACCAGCCGCAGCGCGCGACGTTCTACGCGATTGCTCCTCCGGAGGATGGCTGTGACACGGCGGGCGGCGCGGGCACGCGCTACGCGGAGGCCACGGCCCGCACCGGTGGCGAGGTGGTGAGTGTATGCGCCCCCGACTACCGGCCCCTGCTGCGAGCGGTGGCGGACAAGGCCTTCTCCGCGCAGACGCGCTTCCCGCTCAGCGAGCTGCCGGAGCCGGGCACCGTCGCCGTCACGGTGGATGGTGCTCCGGTGACGACGGGCTGGACGTACGACGGCGGCACCAACAGCGTGGTGTTCGCCAACGTGCCGGCCCCGGGCGCGAAGGTGGCCATCAGCTACCGCCGCTCGTGCGCCGCGCTGTAG
- a CDS encoding CDP-alcohol phosphatidyltransferase family protein: protein MTTEPQGARRPRRHFSMIRTFVLADFVTLGNGFAGAGAILAAMQFLASGERGWLWLAFGLMPMALLLDFLDGRIARWRFKKSPLGADLDSLADVISFGMAPAALGFAVGMRGALDVAVLLYFVACGISRLARFNVTSAQLADASGKVKYFEGTPIPTSLALVMVLAVATWMGRIGPDLLGGVWDVGPVSLHPLTLLYAASGSAMISKTLRIPKI, encoded by the coding sequence ATGACGACCGAGCCGCAGGGCGCCCGCCGTCCGCGCCGCCACTTCTCGATGATCCGCACGTTCGTGCTGGCCGACTTCGTGACGCTGGGCAACGGCTTCGCGGGAGCGGGGGCCATCCTCGCCGCGATGCAGTTCCTGGCCTCGGGGGAGCGGGGCTGGCTGTGGCTGGCCTTCGGGCTGATGCCCATGGCGCTGCTGCTGGACTTCCTCGACGGGCGAATCGCCCGGTGGCGCTTCAAGAAGTCGCCCCTGGGGGCGGACCTGGACTCGCTGGCGGACGTCATCTCCTTCGGCATGGCGCCCGCGGCGCTGGGCTTCGCGGTGGGGATGCGGGGCGCGCTGGACGTGGCGGTGCTCCTGTATTTCGTGGCCTGCGGCATCAGCCGGCTGGCGCGCTTCAACGTCACCTCCGCGCAGCTGGCGGATGCGTCGGGGAAGGTGAAGTACTTCGAGGGCACACCCATCCCCACCAGCCTCGCGCTCGTCATGGTGCTGGCGGTGGCCACGTGGATGGGACGCATCGGCCCGGACCTGCTCGGCGGGGTGTGGGATGTAGGTCCGGTGTCGCTGCACCCGCTCACCCTGCTGTACGCGGCGAGCGGCAGCGCGATGATCAGCAAGACACTGCGAATCCCGAAGATTTGA
- a CDS encoding acylase has product MKSTSPAPHPRGVPLQSRSTRWQLSLLAGLSLAFATACGDDEDPPDTDPTPTTPTYEAKIRRTAHGIPHITGKDMGSLGYGQGYAFAQNHVCILADQILKVRGERARYLGQGAGSLYAGSDFAYRLLDLPAKAKASFPTQPDDLKALLTGYAAGFNRYVSETPAANLPKPCTGVAWVKPITPEDLLAYHISVGLAASSYQLILAIAAATPPATGGGSVGVPAPGSFKVMRPEMSQVGSNGWALGKDKSEGGRGMVVANPHFPWEGELKLWESHLTVPGVMNVYGVGLLGVPAVLIGFNENVAWTHTFSSGQRMTLYKLPLVAGKPTTYKYDGGEREMTATPITIQVKLPEGSITNVTRTMYSTHYGPVITIPGQLDWTTQQAYTFRDANLQNTALTAQFLGMDRAKSFAEFKDVYKNVQGIPWVNTMAADKDGNVWYTDATPTPNLKAEAIQAWRAGVTGADPLSTAIFQRLGLVLLDGSNSQNEWQTDADTARSPGLVPYSKVPKLDRTDFVFNANDSYWLANPNQPLTGFSPMHGLENSGQSPRTRMNAELLMEVRADGASGPEGKFSRTELENAILSNRSMTAELLRDGLVERCTGKTNITYTSGTTTKTVDISAACTVLKNWDGLYNTNSVGAVVFREFASTAPGGTHTNGGTLYAVPFDPTNPLKTPNTLAPAPATGDDTVLIRLAQAVDALTRAGIGVNKALGEVQYSPRVTGERIPIHGGTPFDGTANVVGYGTFKSTAEEAAPTAAQGTVLSQAGLTSNGYVVNNGSSFIMAMEFTDQGPKGRAVLTYSESSDPASPYFADQTRLFSNKEWRPILFSDAEVAAAPAEEITISGN; this is encoded by the coding sequence ATGAAATCAACCTCTCCTGCGCCCCATCCGCGCGGAGTGCCCCTGCAATCCCGGAGCACCCGCTGGCAGCTGTCCCTCCTCGCCGGGCTGAGCCTGGCCTTCGCCACCGCGTGCGGTGATGACGAAGACCCGCCGGACACGGACCCCACCCCGACGACGCCGACGTACGAGGCGAAGATCCGCCGCACCGCCCATGGCATCCCCCACATCACGGGCAAGGACATGGGCAGCCTGGGCTACGGCCAGGGCTATGCCTTCGCCCAGAACCATGTCTGCATCCTGGCGGATCAGATCCTGAAGGTGCGTGGCGAGCGCGCCCGCTACCTGGGCCAGGGCGCCGGCAGCCTCTATGCGGGCAGCGACTTCGCGTACCGGCTGCTGGACCTGCCGGCCAAGGCCAAGGCGAGCTTCCCCACCCAGCCGGACGACCTGAAGGCGCTGCTCACCGGCTACGCGGCGGGCTTCAACCGCTACGTGTCGGAGACGCCGGCGGCCAACCTGCCCAAGCCCTGCACGGGCGTGGCCTGGGTGAAGCCCATCACCCCCGAGGACCTGCTGGCGTACCACATCAGCGTGGGCCTGGCGGCCAGCAGCTACCAGCTCATCCTCGCCATCGCCGCGGCCACGCCGCCGGCCACGGGCGGCGGCAGCGTGGGCGTCCCCGCGCCGGGCAGCTTCAAGGTGATGCGCCCCGAGATGTCCCAGGTCGGCAGCAACGGATGGGCCCTGGGCAAGGACAAGTCCGAGGGCGGCCGCGGCATGGTGGTGGCCAACCCGCACTTCCCCTGGGAGGGTGAGCTCAAGCTGTGGGAGAGCCACCTGACGGTGCCGGGCGTGATGAACGTCTACGGCGTGGGCCTGCTGGGCGTGCCCGCGGTGCTCATCGGCTTCAACGAGAACGTGGCCTGGACGCACACGTTCTCCTCCGGCCAGCGCATGACGCTGTACAAGCTGCCGCTCGTGGCGGGCAAGCCCACCACGTACAAGTACGACGGCGGCGAGCGCGAGATGACCGCGACCCCCATCACCATCCAGGTGAAGCTGCCCGAGGGCTCGATCACCAACGTCACCCGGACGATGTACTCGACCCACTACGGCCCGGTCATCACCATCCCCGGCCAGCTCGACTGGACCACCCAGCAGGCCTACACCTTCCGCGACGCCAACCTGCAGAACACCGCGCTGACGGCGCAGTTCCTGGGCATGGACCGGGCGAAGTCCTTCGCGGAGTTCAAGGACGTCTACAAGAACGTCCAGGGCATTCCCTGGGTGAACACCATGGCGGCGGATAAGGACGGCAACGTCTGGTACACGGACGCCACGCCCACGCCCAACCTGAAGGCGGAGGCCATCCAGGCCTGGCGCGCGGGCGTCACCGGCGCGGACCCGCTGTCCACGGCCATCTTCCAGCGGCTGGGTCTGGTGCTGCTGGACGGCAGCAACTCGCAGAACGAGTGGCAGACCGACGCCGACACGGCCCGCAGCCCCGGCCTCGTGCCCTACAGCAAGGTGCCGAAGCTGGACCGCACCGACTTCGTCTTCAACGCCAACGACAGCTACTGGCTGGCCAACCCGAACCAGCCGCTCACGGGCTTCTCGCCCATGCACGGCCTCGAGAACTCGGGCCAGAGCCCGCGCACGCGCATGAACGCGGAGCTGCTCATGGAGGTGCGCGCGGACGGCGCGTCCGGTCCTGAGGGCAAGTTCAGCCGGACCGAGCTGGAGAACGCCATCCTCAGCAACCGCAGCATGACGGCGGAGCTGCTCCGGGACGGCCTGGTCGAGCGCTGCACGGGGAAGACGAACATCACCTACACCAGCGGCACCACCACCAAGACGGTGGACATCAGCGCGGCGTGCACCGTGCTGAAGAACTGGGACGGCCTCTACAACACGAACAGCGTGGGCGCCGTGGTGTTCCGTGAGTTCGCCTCCACCGCCCCGGGCGGCACGCACACCAACGGTGGCACGCTCTACGCGGTGCCCTTCGACCCGACGAACCCGCTCAAGACGCCCAACACGCTGGCCCCCGCGCCCGCCACGGGCGACGACACCGTGCTCATCCGGCTGGCGCAGGCGGTGGACGCGCTGACCCGCGCGGGCATCGGGGTGAACAAGGCGCTGGGCGAGGTGCAGTACTCGCCGCGCGTCACCGGCGAGCGCATCCCCATCCACGGTGGCACCCCCTTCGACGGCACGGCGAACGTCGTCGGCTACGGCACCTTCAAGTCCACCGCCGAGGAGGCCGCTCCCACCGCCGCGCAGGGCACGGTCCTCTCCCAGGCGGGCCTGACCAGCAACGGCTACGTCGTCAACAACGGCAGCAGCTTCATCATGGCGATGGAGTTCACCGACCAGGGCCCCAAGGGCCGCGCGGTGCTGACGTACAGCGAGAGCAGCGACCCGGCCTCGCCGTACTTCGCGGACCAGACGCGCCTGTTCTCCAACAAGGAATGGCGCCCCATCCTCTTCTCGGACGCGGAAGTCGCCGCCGCGCCGGCCGAGGAAATCACCATCTCCGGTAACTGA
- a CDS encoding DofA protein, protein MGTPVFKTAIIDRVFFLRWEAPPSHEEIRTVFSQMRDVYEELKPPLVLVASLSPKSSVPNTEQRRHLSNLQSDARPLFSEIHAIVEGNDLQYNLQRVIISGINLVTRTYDEAYHRVHKHADMVAPYLNKRLGVDGVKVINEARTRGVV, encoded by the coding sequence ATGGGAACTCCGGTCTTCAAGACAGCCATCATCGACAGGGTCTTCTTCCTCCGCTGGGAGGCGCCTCCCAGCCACGAGGAAATCCGGACCGTCTTCAGCCAGATGCGGGACGTGTACGAGGAGCTCAAGCCGCCGCTGGTGCTGGTGGCGAGCCTGTCCCCGAAGTCGTCCGTGCCCAACACCGAGCAGCGCCGCCACCTGTCCAACCTCCAGTCGGACGCGCGGCCGCTCTTCTCGGAGATTCACGCCATCGTCGAGGGCAATGACCTGCAGTACAACCTCCAGCGGGTCATCATCTCCGGCATCAACCTCGTCACGCGCACCTACGACGAGGCGTACCACCGCGTGCACAAGCACGCGGACATGGTGGCGCCGTACCTGAACAAGCGCCTGGGCGTGGACGGCGTGAAGGTCATCAACGAGGCCCGGACGCGCGGCGTGGTGTGA
- a CDS encoding ThiF family adenylyltransferase: protein MVEPRFQRNLGVIGPATMEQLAHTHVLVAGVGGAGGQCAVDLARMGLGVLTLADFDTYERHNMNRQVGCFESTLGQSKVEVVGRMCLDIHPDLRLRRVREGITEDTAEEVLAGGAGLPPVDCVVEVIDIAGAREKQALHRACRARGVPVMTGLMLGFGAALHVFQPDAPLYEELYILPDGRIDLPAIIPHLGSYMLQEYMDACYQGTGHAPTCVVGATTAAGMMVSELMRGVMHGPRAMVSWPEYLYVDFFDHRYVRASLKPGRPQLTPRRASGPR from the coding sequence ATGGTGGAACCGCGTTTCCAGCGAAACCTCGGTGTCATTGGTCCTGCAACGATGGAGCAACTGGCACACACGCACGTGTTGGTCGCGGGCGTGGGCGGGGCCGGGGGGCAGTGCGCGGTGGACCTGGCCCGGATGGGCCTTGGCGTCCTGACGCTCGCGGACTTCGACACGTACGAGCGGCACAACATGAACCGGCAGGTGGGCTGCTTCGAGAGCACGCTGGGCCAGTCCAAGGTGGAGGTGGTGGGGCGGATGTGCCTGGACATCCACCCGGACCTGCGGCTGCGACGGGTGCGCGAGGGAATCACGGAGGACACCGCGGAGGAGGTGCTCGCCGGCGGCGCGGGGCTGCCACCGGTGGACTGCGTGGTGGAGGTCATCGACATCGCGGGCGCGCGCGAGAAGCAGGCGCTCCACCGCGCCTGCCGCGCGCGCGGCGTGCCCGTCATGACGGGGCTGATGCTGGGCTTCGGCGCGGCGCTGCACGTCTTCCAACCGGACGCGCCGCTCTACGAGGAGCTCTACATCCTGCCGGACGGCCGCATCGACCTGCCGGCCATCATCCCCCACCTGGGCAGCTACATGCTCCAGGAGTACATGGACGCGTGCTACCAGGGCACGGGGCACGCGCCCACGTGCGTGGTGGGCGCCACCACCGCGGCGGGGATGATGGTGAGCGAGCTGATGCGCGGAGTCATGCACGGCCCTCGGGCCATGGTGTCGTGGCCCGAGTACCTCTACGTGGACTTCTTCGACCACCGCTACGTCCGGGCCTCGTTGAAGCCCGGCCGGCCCCAGCTCACACCACGCCGCGCGTCCGGGCCTCGTTGA
- a CDS encoding sigma 54-interacting transcriptional regulator — protein sequence MTRPVSAYAPRSERKPLYVKVVTQPALHGCWAVNISDTGIGLVATPRDIAEGPREGEEVELSFSLPDSGEHIRVLGDVRWRHDASGPVTSLGVVFRTFEGSDRVKLARYLTTTHIQVVVAFASELEARGVRAALEGQATPHFASHVDEVHTLLTRGDAAALLVCGHDEEQALALVQSLALRRAELDVSGGGPPSDLASRIVYCAPAAPERLVALFNSGRIFRAPGTHPTPEALRQAVLEAGREHGVRTEQWRMALELERNLLRERALTQALPAAPGGRGADEVGFRSGAMQRVMEMVRLVAPHRVAVLLQGETGTGKEVLARILHRLSGRGDVSLVAQDCGALSETLLESELFGHVKGAFTGAVADHPGLFVLANGGTIFLDEIENTTPNLQAKLLRVLETGDVRPVGGPQVRHVDVRVVAASNKDLGEEVRAGRFRADLFYRLNSFTIDIPPLRDRPEDVPELARYFLELFNRVLKRSASGIAPDAEDALRAHAWPGNVRELRNVMERAVLLSRPGEVVTQRLLPPVLGATVPVRNEHAGDGSLRARLERVERELIREALERHGGVLRRAAVALGMDPVTLGRRARRHGLWKAED from the coding sequence ATGACGCGGCCTGTGTCCGCCTACGCCCCTCGAAGCGAGCGCAAGCCGTTGTACGTGAAGGTGGTGACGCAGCCCGCACTCCATGGGTGCTGGGCCGTCAACATCAGCGACACGGGCATTGGCCTGGTTGCCACTCCGCGCGACATCGCGGAGGGGCCTCGCGAGGGCGAGGAGGTGGAGCTGTCCTTCTCGCTGCCCGACTCGGGAGAGCACATCCGCGTGCTCGGGGACGTGCGGTGGCGGCACGACGCATCCGGGCCGGTGACGTCGCTCGGCGTCGTGTTCCGCACCTTCGAGGGCTCGGACCGGGTGAAGCTGGCGCGCTACCTCACCACCACGCACATCCAGGTGGTGGTGGCGTTCGCCAGCGAATTGGAGGCCCGCGGGGTGCGCGCCGCGCTGGAGGGGCAGGCCACGCCCCACTTCGCCTCGCACGTCGACGAGGTCCACACGCTGCTGACGCGAGGCGACGCCGCAGCGCTGCTGGTGTGCGGGCACGACGAGGAGCAGGCGCTGGCGCTGGTGCAGTCGCTGGCCCTGCGCCGCGCGGAGCTGGACGTGTCCGGCGGCGGGCCACCGAGCGACCTCGCCTCGCGCATCGTCTACTGCGCGCCCGCCGCCCCGGAGCGGCTGGTGGCCCTCTTCAACTCCGGCCGCATCTTCCGCGCCCCCGGCACCCACCCCACGCCGGAGGCCCTGCGCCAGGCGGTGCTGGAGGCGGGCCGCGAGCACGGCGTGCGCACCGAGCAGTGGCGCATGGCGCTGGAATTGGAGCGCAACCTGCTGCGCGAGCGGGCGCTGACCCAGGCGCTCCCGGCGGCCCCGGGCGGCCGGGGCGCGGACGAGGTGGGCTTCCGCAGCGGGGCCATGCAGCGGGTGATGGAGATGGTGCGCCTGGTGGCGCCCCACCGTGTGGCGGTGCTGCTGCAGGGCGAGACGGGCACCGGCAAGGAGGTGCTGGCGCGCATCCTCCACCGGCTCAGCGGGCGCGGCGACGTGTCGCTGGTGGCGCAGGACTGCGGCGCGCTGTCGGAGACGCTGCTGGAGAGCGAGCTGTTCGGCCACGTGAAAGGCGCCTTCACCGGCGCGGTGGCGGACCACCCGGGCCTCTTCGTGCTCGCCAACGGTGGCACCATCTTCCTGGACGAAATCGAGAACACCACCCCCAACCTCCAGGCGAAGCTCCTGCGCGTGCTGGAGACGGGGGATGTGCGCCCGGTGGGAGGCCCCCAGGTGCGCCACGTGGACGTGCGCGTGGTGGCCGCCAGCAACAAGGACCTGGGCGAGGAGGTGCGCGCCGGGCGCTTCCGCGCGGACCTCTTCTACCGGCTCAACAGCTTCACCATCGACATCCCGCCCCTGCGGGACAGGCCCGAGGACGTGCCCGAGCTGGCGCGCTACTTCCTGGAGCTGTTCAACCGCGTCCTCAAGCGCTCCGCCAGCGGCATCGCCCCGGACGCGGAGGACGCGCTGCGCGCCCATGCGTGGCCGGGCAACGTGCGCGAATTGCGCAACGTCATGGAGCGCGCCGTGCTGCTGTCCCGCCCGGGCGAGGTGGTGACGCAGCGGCTCTTGCCGCCGGTGCTGGGCGCCACGGTGCCGGTGCGCAACGAGCACGCGGGAGACGGCTCGCTGCGCGCGCGGCTGGAGCGGGTGGAGCGCGAGCTCATCCGCGAGGCACTGGAGCGCCACGGCGGCGTGCTGCGGCGCGCGGCCGTGGCGCTGGGCATGGACCCGGTGACGCTGGGCCGCAGGGCCCGGCGCCACGGCCTCTGGAAGGCGGAGGACTAG
- a CDS encoding DUF4126 domain-containing protein has product MLSFALISQLIGLSSASGTRAGGSLLLLALAAHFRFLALPSDMAWMATPEAMGIFVTLLAFEMYTQRDGDLRMFLGSAQLALSAGSGAMVALASMGVQTGQLHPWAVGAVGAGIAVATLSMRQRLQQSVDQLESELFHPYRWLMRTEDFLGLGVAAAAILWAPLALLLVLVFTVGCVAAGLLARRMEARSRRPCPAGCGASIRQEASRCPKCKAEVPVAVKLDLRLGGRARDVVRGALPSQLPMFRDTATARDVPAEGLRKHGGQ; this is encoded by the coding sequence ATGCTCTCGTTCGCACTGATTTCACAGCTCATCGGGCTGAGCAGCGCGTCCGGCACGCGCGCGGGGGGAAGCCTGCTGCTGCTGGCGCTGGCCGCGCACTTCCGCTTCCTCGCGCTGCCCTCGGACATGGCCTGGATGGCCACGCCCGAGGCGATGGGCATCTTCGTCACCCTGCTCGCCTTCGAGATGTACACGCAGCGGGACGGGGACCTGCGCATGTTCCTGGGGTCGGCACAGCTCGCGCTGAGCGCTGGCAGCGGTGCGATGGTGGCGCTCGCGTCCATGGGCGTGCAGACGGGGCAGTTGCATCCATGGGCCGTGGGCGCCGTGGGCGCGGGCATCGCGGTGGCGACGCTGTCGATGCGGCAGCGCCTGCAGCAGAGCGTGGACCAATTGGAGTCCGAGCTGTTCCACCCATACCGGTGGCTGATGCGCACGGAAGACTTCCTGGGCCTGGGCGTGGCCGCGGCGGCCATCCTGTGGGCACCGCTGGCCCTGCTGCTCGTGCTGGTCTTCACGGTGGGCTGTGTGGCGGCGGGCCTGTTGGCGCGGCGGATGGAGGCGCGCTCGCGGCGGCCGTGCCCCGCGGGTTGCGGAGCGTCCATCCGGCAGGAGGCCTCGCGCTGCCCGAAGTGCAAGGCAGAAGTGCCCGTGGCGGTGAAGCTGGACCTGCGGCTCGGAGGCCGGGCACGGGATGTGGTTCGCGGAGCGCTGCCCTCGCAGTTGCCCATGTTCCGCGACACCGCCACGGCGCGAGACGTGCCCGCCGAGGGGCTGAGAAAACACGGCGGGCAATAG